The stretch of DNA GTAAGCCGCTTGTTGCGATATGGGGTATCGGATTTCCCGACAGGCCCTATAATACTCGTGATATCGGTATTGATCGTTTTATCGATTTTCTCAAAAATGATCCTGAATATGGAGGCTGTAGTGTAATGCTTGGAGTTCCTACCTTCTGGCGCGAACTCAATGCAGACTGCCTTCCCGATCCATACTTGCATACAATTATCCGCAAGGCAGATATTGTTCTTCCATGGACTGTACAGCGTTTTTCTCCTCTATTGCACAATGATATGGATCGCTATCGTGACTTAATAATCGGAGATATAGAGTGGTGCAGACAAAACAAAATAGATTATGTGCCTTGTGTTACACCCGGTTTTAGCTGGCATAATCTCAGTAGGTTCGAGTTCCCTGATGATATTAAACCCTCCGGGTCGATACCGCGTCAGGGCGGGCGTTTTTACTGGCAACAGATATCCACGGCTATTAATGCAGGGGCTAGTATGCTTTATGTAGCTATGTTTGATGAGGTAAACGAAGGCACAGCTATCTTTAAATGTACCGATAATCCTCCGGTAAGTGATATAGCCAAGTTTGTAGGTATGGACGGTATGCCATCCGACCACTATTTGTGGCTTACAGGAGAAGCAACAAAAATGATGCGTAGACAAAAACCATTGAGTATCAAAATGCCGAAACGAGAGTAATTAATATTCTTGAATAATACTTTATAGTGTATTATTATATTGATTTTATACGAAAAATAACTGAGATAATTTTATAAATTTAAAAGGTTAATGCTTCTGCAACCTGAATAAATGCCAAACAAAATAAAAATGAGAAAGTATTTTATACTAACTGTTCTGATTGCCCTTTCCATTAGTATGTATGCTACGGAAAGAATAAAATATCCTTACCCGTTCAACCCTATGCAGGGGTTGGTAAATGATGTGGAAAAGCCATACAGACAAGAATTGTGCCTGAACGGTAAATGGGACTTTATGCCAATATACGGAGCGAAAGCGTCAGATTTTAAGAAGCCTGTGACTTTCAAAAAAGAAAACGTTGCTATAAAGATACCGTCACCATGGAATGTAAATCATTTTACAGACGGACAGGGGGGAGATTTTACCGCTTATCCAAGTTATCCCAAAGAGTGGGAAAAAGCCGAGATAGGATGGATGCGGAAAGATGTGTCTGTACCCTCAGATTGGAGTGGTAAACAGGTTATTCTCCATTTTGAAGCTGTGATGGGAAAAACCGAGGTGTATGTAAATGGTCAGAAAGTGGCTGAAAACTTTGAATTATTCCTACCCTTCGAGGCGGATATAACATCTTTCATAAAGCCCGGACAAGAAAATGAAATACTTGTCGGTGTAGCCAAAGGCAGCTTGTTTGATAATCATGGAAAATATGGGCGTAGAACCTACGTAGGAGGGTCTATGTGGGGTATCGAAATGGCAGGGATATGGCAAGACGTATATATGTTTGCCTATAATCAGGTGTATGTAGAAGACTTGTTTATTCAGCCCGATGTACAGAATAAAAAATTAAGAATAGAACTCGATATTAAAAATGCATCCTCGCAGAAGCGAACTCTAAACTTGGATGCTGAGGTAAAAAAATGGTACAATCTGGCTGGACGTACAATTAATGAAAGTCCCGAACAGAAAGGAGAGGTCGCTGCTCAGGCTTCATTGACTTTTCCTACAGAAAAAAAGATTGTATTACAACCCAATTCAACCACAAAAGTTATAATTGAAAAAATTGTAAACGGAGAACTCGAATATTGGACGCCCGAAACACCAAATCTTTACGGCTTGGTCGTAAATGTGACCGAAAACAATAAAACAATAGATAAGAAGTATAACCGTTTTGGTTGGCGTCAGTTTACAATTTCAGGAGATAGGTTGTTGCTGAATGGCAAACAGATATCTTTGAGAGGCGACTCATGGCACTTTATGGGAGTGCCTCAGATGACGCGCCGCTACCCTTGGGCATGGTTTAGTATGCTTAAAGATGTGAATGCAAATGCAGTTCGTTTACATGCTCAGCCTTTCCCTCGTTTTTATCTGGATGTTGCCGACGAAATGGGTATCTGCATACTGGATGAAACGGGTATCTGGTCGAGCGACGGAGGACCGAAGATCGATAGCGACGATTATTGGGAGAGTTGTGTAGAACATATTCGCCGTCTTATAAAAAGAGATAAGAACTATGCATCGGTATTCGGCTGGAGTGTTTGCAACGAAACAGTTCCTGTAGCGGTACACGTATTTAAAGCACCGGAAGAGCTCATTCAAAAACAACTAGATGAAATAAACCGATGGGTAAAGGTGACAGCCGAACTAGACCCTACTCGACCTTGGATATCGGGCGATGGAGAAACCGACCGACCAACCGATCTGCCTACTGTTATCGGTCATTACGGTGGTATGGGCGGTATGCGAAAATGGGCATCGGAAGGAAAACCGTGGGGGATAGGAGAGCAGAGTATGGCATATTACGGAACTCCTAAACAATCGTCAGAGTATAACGGTAATAGATCTTACGAGAGTATGCTCGGTAGGATGGAGGGTGTAGCAATAGAAAGCTATGAACTTATAAAAACTCAACGTGACCTGAATGCTTCGTATAGCAGTATATTCAATCTGGCATGGTATGGATTGCAACCTCTTGAGCTGGGAATGAAAGATACAACACGTCCTCCTGTTGCAGATGATGGTATCTTCTTCTACTTCCAAGAAGGCGGATATGGAATGCAGCCGGAGCGCTTAGGCCCATATACTACTACTCTCAATCCGGGATATGATATGTCGTTGCCGCTTTATAGAGAATGGCCTTTGCTAGATGCTGTGCGCAAGGCTAATGCAACGCCGATGCTGCCGTATAGCGGAAAGATAGAAGATAAAAAAGAAATAGAAAAAGTAGTCCCAGCTGTCTATGCTATTGTATTATATGCTTCGGTGGATTCGAAACTAAAGGAAAATCTTGAAAATTTAGGATTGAAAATCCTCACTGATTCAAAGATCACAAATAAAACTTTGGTAATAATAGACGGAAATAATCCTCCGACAAACACCAAAGAACAACAGTTAAAAATACAGAAGGCGATTGAAGCCGGAGCAAAAATTCTCCTAATGGGCGTAAATCCACAATCAAGAGATTTCATCAATGCTATCCTTCCTTATTCTGTATCGTTGGAAGACAGAAAAGCCACTTCATTTCTGAAAGAGGGAACACCTGTTTTGTTGCAAGGATTAAATCATGCTGATTTTTATTTCTCAGAGCTTATGCCACGAGGCAAAACGGCAATGCATTATGGTATGTCAGGAGATTTTGTAATGAAATCGGATGTATTATTGAGAGCATGCAATACCGATTGGCAACGTTGGAATTATCAGGCTGAGACATCGAAGACCGGAAATGTCTTCCGTAGCGAGCGAGAATCTAAAGGAGCAGATGTGGTAATAGCCTCTCTCAAACAAGGGAACGCTGAAATAATTCTTTCTACACTCGACCTCTCAGAAATAGCCTTGGAGACCCAGTCTTTGCTTACCAAAATGCTGTTGAATCTGGGAGCTGCTATTTCCAATGATAATATAAAAAGCATGCAGGCATTAGATACTAAGGCGCAGTTACAAAAGTCACTAGTTGTATCCTTAAGTAAAGATGCTCATTCGGTAGAAGATTTATTGTCAACCGATTTTCTGAAGGGTGAGGCGGATATTATTCCTCAACTGAATACAATATCTGACAATCAATCGTGGGCAGTAGCAATTGCCGAGAATGGATTGTTTTCATTGGCAAAGCCCGAAAGAGACAGAACGGCTGTGGCTTATATGAGTTTTTGGATATATAGCCCACGCTCATTGAGTAATCTGCTGGCTGAGCCTGATATGCCGAGTTTGGATATGTTTTTAGACTTTGAAGGTGGATTTGCGGTTTACTTGAACAAGAATAAAGTATTTTCAAAAGAAAGTGTTGGGCAGGCAGAGACTAAGGTTCCTAATATAATGCTGGATAAAGGATGGAATCATATGGTTATAAAATTGGTGAATCCGAGGAATAATTCCCAGATAAAAACGAACATCCGTTTCAACTCGGCAGATAAAAACTTTATGAAGCAGATATTATCGTCTGTAGTAAGATAACGTGAAATAAAGAAAGAATAAGACATGAAAATAAAATCGATATTACTATCCTTTTTCATATTGACTTGTATAGTCTCTTGTGGACAGAAACAAAATAGCACTTCGAAAGAGAATGATAAGAATTATAAGTACGATTCGTATAATGGTTTGGTAATGGCTGGTTATCAGGGGTGGTTCAATACCCCGGATGATGGTGCTAACAGGGGTTGGTATCATTACAAAGGGAGAAAAGGATTCTGTCCCGGATCGAGCTCAGTAGACTATTGGCCTGATGTATCGGAATATGAGAAGACATATAAGACAGAGTTTGTTTTTCCCGATGGAAGCCCTGCATATACCTTTAGTTCGTATGACGAGTCTACTGTTGATACCCATTTTCGATGGATGAAAGAATATGGACTCGATGGTGTATTTATGCAACGGTTTGTGAATGAAATAAAGAATCCGAGCGGCAAGAATCATTTCAACAAAGTGCTGATCTCGGCAATGAAGGCAGCGCAGAAATATCAACGGGCTATATGTGTGATGTACGACCTGAGTGGCATGCGCTCAGGTGATGAAAAAGTTTTGCTGGACGATTTTGACGAGTTGGTAAAAGCTTATGACATCAAAGACCAAAAGAAAAATCCGTCTTATCTCCATCACAATGGAAAACCATTGGTGGTGATATGGGGTGTAGGATTTAATGATAATAGAGCATACGGATTATCTGATATAGAAATCATGGTGGATAAACTTAAAGAAAGCGGATTTAGTATAATGCTTGGAGTCCCTACATACTGGCGTACTCTTACCTCAGATACGATGGAAGATCCGAAGCTCCATGAGTTGATAAGAAAAAGTGATATAATTATGCCTTGGTTTGTAGGTCGTTACAATGAGGCTTCATATTCTCCTTTTGCCAAGCTTATATCTGAAGACATAGCCTGGTGTAAAGAAAATAAAGTAGATTATGTTCCTTTGGCCTTCCCCGGCTTTTCGTGGAAAAATCTGAAAGGTGATAATACCTCGCAGATACCTTGTAATAGAGGTTCATTCTTGTGGAAACAAATGAGTGAGTCGATAAAAGCAGGTGCAAAGTCTCTTTATATAGCAATGTTTGATGAAATTGATGAGGGAACAGCCATCTTCAAATGTGCAACACAAGTTCCTGTGGGTATATCGGGAAGCACTTTTGTTCCTATCGAAGAAGGATTGCAGAGTGATCATTATTTATGGTTGGTAGGGGAAGCAGGTAAAATGCTTCGCAAAGAAAGAGATTTGACAACCTCTCTGCCTCAAAGAAAATAAATATCTTTTGGTAGATCATTAGAGAATGAGTTCCTCCTAAGTTTTACCCATTTGATTTCAGATAGCGGCTTATAGAATGCTTATAGCCGCTATTGTTGTATAACAACCGAATACAAAAGCATAGAAACATTTTGCAAGGATGGTTGAAAATGACTATATTTAACATCTTTAAGTCAAATGCCAGTGTAAATTATTTAATTGTTAATTTTATATCATAAAAATTCATGAAATTAAACTTGATCTTAGCATTCCTTTTGGTTGCTGTTATGGCAACATCTCAAACAAGAGATTGGGAGAATCCCGAAGTTTTTGCTATCAATAAAGAAAAACCCAGAGCCTCGTTCTTGCCCTATCCCGATGCAAAGCTTGCAGCTCAAGATGACTATTCGGCATCACCTTACTTTATGTCGTTAGATGGTACCTGGAAGTTTCATTGGGTGGCTAAGCCATCCGAAGCTCCTGCTGATTTTTATAAAGAAAACTATGATGTAAGCAAATGGACAGATATGCCTGTACCGGGAAATTGGGAGTTTAACGGATTTGGTATTCCCATCTACACCAATGTAATTTACCCATTCCCAACAAATCCGCCTTATGTAAACGAGAACGATAATCCCGTAGGTTCGTATAAGCATCAATTTGATCTTCCTCAGACATGGGACGGACGCAAAGTTTTCATTCACTTTGAAGGTGGAACTACCGCTATGTATCTGTGGATAAATGGCCAGAAGGTAGGGTATACCGAGAATGCGAAGAGCCCGGCTGAATTTGATATTACTCCTTATGTGCGAAAAGGAAGAAATACTTTGGCTTGTCAGGTTTATAAATATAGTGATGGGTCGTACATTGAAGATCAGGATATGTGGCGATTGGGAGGTATCAACCGCAGTGTTTATCTCTATAGCACAGCAGAGACACGTATATCAGACTTTTTTGCACATCCTGACTTGGATGCTAATTACAAGAATGGGGTGTTTAGTCTTGATGTGGAATTGAAAAATTATGCTACCCAGAATAAAAACCAAACAGTAGAAGTTACTTTGCTCGATGGTGCAGGAAAAAGCGTATTTAGTAAATCTCAAAAAGTAACGGTTCCTTCTAATGGTTTGAAAGAAACAACTTTTAGCGGTACAGTGTCTAATCCGTTAAAATGGACAGCCGAAACGCCTAACTTATATACTTTGCTGATCTCTCTTAAAGATGAGAAAAACAAGATTGTAGAGGTTACATCTAGCAAAATAGGTTTCCGTAAAATAGAAATCAAAAATGCCCAAGTCCTTATTAATGGCAAAAAGGTGTACTTTAAAGGAGTCAATCTGCACGAATATAATTATAAGACAGGGCAGGTTGTAAACCGCGAGGTGATGATGCGCAATATACAGTTGATGAAAGAATTGAATATTAATGCCGTGCGTACATCTCACTATCCTCAGCCTACATTGTGGTATAAGCTGTGCGACCAATACGGAATCTATCTGGTAGATGAGGCAAATCAAGAGTCGCATGGATTGGGATATGGTCCGAGCAATGTATCTAACCTTCCTGAATGGAATGCCACTCATATGGACAGAATAAAGAACGTGGTGGAAAGAGATAAAAATCATGCGTCGGTTATTTTCTGGTCGTTAGGGAATGAGTCCGGCAATGGCAAAGCATTTTTCGATACTTATGATTGGGCAAAAGCAAGAGATAAGAGCCGCCCTGTGCAATACGAACAAGCACATCAAAGAGACAGGAATACTGATATATTCTGCCCGATGTATCCATCATGGGAATCTATGAAGCGTGATGCTGCCAGAGATTTGGAGAAACCTTATATTATGTGTGAATATGCACATGCGATGGGAAATAGTATGGGTAATATGCAAGAATACTGGGACGTTATGCGTAGCAGTAAGAATATGCAAGGAGGTTTTATTTGGGAATGGTACAATCATGGTTTCCCTGCAAAAGATGATCAGGGCAGATTCTTCTGGGCGTATGGTGGCGACCTGGGCGGATATAACCTTGTTAATGATGGAAATTTCTGTATGGATGGTATGATTAGCCCCGATCAGAATTATTTGCCACATACTCACATTGTAAAAAAAGTGTATCAAAATATACTATTCAAAGCGAAAGATCTGAATAATGGTATCATAACAGTGATAAATGATTATAAATTCACTGATCTTACAAATGATAACTACTCTTACGAATGGGTGTTGTTGAAGAATGGCAACGTGGAATCGAAAGGAACATTTGACGTATCCGTCCCTGCCGACTCTCAGAAAGATGTGAAACTAAATATACCGCAAATAAAGGCTGAGCCGGGAGTGGAGTATTTCTTACAGGTTTACGCTTACAATAAGAAAGAAACACCTTTCCTAAAGGCCGGATTTGAAGTAGCAAAAGAAGAATTTGCATACGATACAAACAACTATTTTACTGAAAAAGGAAAGTCAGGCTCATTAAATATTTCTAAAGAGCAGGATCAGATAATCGTAACATCAGGCACTCTGAAATATCAGTTTGCGACAAAAGACACACGTCGTGGACTTACCCGGTTTGAGAGTGACGGAAGACCTGTAATGCGCGAATTGCCTCGTTTCAACTTCTGGAGGGGGCCTACCGATAATGACTTTGGTGCAAACGATCAGATTAATCTTCGCTTGTGGGAAGTGGCAGGAGATAATACCCGTTACAGCTATTTGGGCAGTGAAGAGAAAGACGGAAATATTGCTATAAAATATGAATGTAAACTGTCTGCCATAGAAGCAAAAGTAGATCTGACGTATACCGTGAATAAGGATGGAAGCCTGAATATAAAGGCTGATTATAAGGCATTGTCAGATAATTTGCCGGATATGATGCGATTTGGAATGATAATGACTTTGCCTAGAGAATACAATGACTTTGCATGGTATGGACGTGGTCCTCATGAAAATTATATAGATCGCAAACATGATTCATTCATGGGTGTTTGGAAAGGGAAGGTAGAAGATCAGGCATTTAGTTATTACCGTCCACAAGAAACAGGAAATAAGACTGATGTGCGTTGGTTGACTCTCACAAATGGCCAGAATAAAGGTGTTCGTGTTGAAGGAGGGCAACCTTTGTCTGTAAGTGCAACTAATTATAAGCCGGAAGATCTGGATCCGGGTAGAACCAAAAAGCAACAGCACTGGTCGGATGTATTGCCTCGAAATGAAGTTGTACTTTGTGTAGATTTGTTTCAACGCGGGGTAGCCGGCTTAGATTCGTGGGGTGCAAGACCTTTAAGCAAGTATAGTTTTACTGATAAAGAATATAGTTACAACTTTACGATAAGCCTTGAGAAGTAACTTATAAAAAATATAATATTCATGAAATGCTTGTGTTTTTATTTAACACAAGCATTTTTTTTATTTAAAAGGAGTACAATCTCTACTGTCTACCGAATAAAAGGCTTTTAACCACAGTATACTCTCTATCCAAAAAGTTTAAGTCATATATCATCTTATTTATTTAAAATTATGTTGTTATTTTTGTACAAGTTCGTAGAAGTAGTAATATAGACAAATATGTAACACAAGATATCACATGAAAAAGAGTTATGCTAGTTATTTATTATGTATCCTATTGCTTTGTTTATATTCCTCTTTTGCAAAAGCAAATAATCCATATATTGTAAACTTTGATAGAAACACATACGGTGCAGCAAACAAAAACTGGTCTATAGATCAGGATGAAAGAGGGTGTACTTATTTTGGAAATGATATCGGGTTGCTGCAATTTAATGGCGTAGAGTGGAAGCTTTTTCAGATGGCCAACAGGTCTGTGGTAAGGAGTGTGGCAGTACTCGATCATCAAACGATATTTACCGGTGGTTATGAAGAATTTGGCCTTTGGAAAAGAGATATTTCCGGGCAATTGAAATATACATCATTAAAATCTTTGGTTGATCAGAAATCGATGCAGGAAAATGATTTCTGGAAGATATGGTTTAATGATAATAAGGTGTACTTTCAATCTTTTAATTCCATTTTCATATACGATTATAAAACTGTTAAGCAAATAAAGATAAATAAGAATATTCTTTTTTTGCTGAAAGTCCGTGGACAATTTTGGGTACAAGAAATGCAAGGCGAATTGTTCCGATTGATAGACGATAAGCTTACAAAAATAAATGATGGAGCGTTTTTCACAGGGAAAGATGTCAGAACGATTTTACCTTACAAAAAAGATCAATATTTGATCTGTACTGCAACTAACGGTCTTTATATCTATGATGGGGTGAAAAGCTCCCCTTGGAATACTCCCATTTCATCAGCTTTGAAGCTAAATGAACTTAATTGTGGATTACTCACTTCACGAGGAACATATTTTTTTGGTTCTATCCTTAACGGTATATATGAGGTTGACGAAAACGGCAATATATTAAATCATTTTTCTACAGCCACAGAGCTTAACAACAATACGGTATTATCGTTGCGCGAAGACAAAAACGGAAATTTTTGGGCCGGATTAGATAGGGGGATAGCATATATACAGTATCTAGACAATATGAGTTATTATACTGATCCGAATGGAAATATAGGGGCTGTATATGATGCTTTTTATTGGAAAAATAAACTCTATATAGGAACTAATCAGGGGCTGTTTTATATGCCTGAGGGTAAACTGCAATCAGTAAACTCTCTAGAAAACCTTAGATTGGTAAACGGAACGCAAGGACAAGTATGGAGTTTGCGTGTTATAGACAATAAGCTGATATGTTGCCACAATCGTGGTGCGATGATTATCGAGGATGATAAGTCATATCCTTATTTACCTTTTATAATGTCTGGCATCTATGATATAAAAGAATATACGGTAAATAAAGCTGAAATATTAGCTGTATCAACTTACAATCACTTGAAGATAGTTCATAAAGGAACAAATAAGGTCTATGATATAGACGAGAGCCGAGGACCTGTCTTCAAGAGTGAACTCGATCATCTGGGAAATATATGGGTTCAGCATCCATACAAAGGGACTTACAGATACCTATTCAATGACGATGTGATGGGCGTAAAGAGTTGGAGTTATTATGGAGATAATACGCAAGAAAATTTGCCTCATAAACTATCGATGTTTAAAGTGGGAGGGCGTATAATCTTGTTCGGCGATAATAATTTTCTGACGTATGACGAAATAGATAATACGATCAAGCCAAACGAGAAGCTGAATAACTGCTTTAAGTCTATTAATAAAATAAAGAAGATTATTCATATCAAGGATAATTCTTTCTGGGCTATAACGGATAAAAGCCTTTTCAAATTCAGTTATGATGGGAGTGAAGCCAAAATTGAAGAAAGATATAATATCGGGGTTCATAAACTATCGTTAGTAGAAGGATACGAGAATATTTCTATCTTGAATGATTCAATAAACTTCATTTGTTTAGATAATGGCTTCCTACTCTATAATGACAAAATTCCTGCAAAGAAATATAAGTCGGTTCAGGACAGGCCATATCTGGAAACCTTAGAGATAAAATCAACGAAAGGGAAGTTCGATTTTAGAGATCCGGCAACATTGTCTGAGGTTCCTTACGAATATAATTCGGTTACTTTTAGTTTTATATCCGATCAGGTATTAAGCCGAAATCTTTTATTCCAGTACAAGCTGGTAGGAATAGATAATGAATGGTCGAAACCTCAGAAGATAGATAAAGTAACCTATGACCGTTTATCTGCCGGAAAATATACGTTCATGCTTCGTACTACAGACAATATTGGCTACACATCCGAGATTACTACGTCTCAGTTTGTTGTATTGTCTCCTTGGTATTTATCTTTGTGGGCTTACCTGATCTATATATTACTTATTATGTTTGTTGCATATATCGTATGGGTTATCATCCTAAAGAGATATAAGAATAAACACCTGCAAAAAATAAGACAGAGAGAAGCCGAAAGACTACAAACCATAAATCAGGAATTACAAAGTGAAATAGAGAAAAAAGATGCGGAAATCTTCGACCAGACTTCATTTACTATCCAAAAGAATGAGATTATACTGTCTATAAAAGAAGTGATTGATGAGTTCTGTCTTTCAAGTGATAATAAAACTTTGAAGCTTTTATATCAGAAGGTATTGCCTATCTTAAACAATAATTTGGAGGATGATAACGATTGGAAAATCTTATTGATAAAATTTGAACAGAAACACACTAATTTCTTCAAGAAATTGAAGATTCTATATCCCGAACTCACCCCCAACGACCTTAAACTTTGCGCATGTTTGAAGCTAAATCTCGAGACAAAAGACATTGCCTCTCTTATGAATTTATCGACGAGATCGGTCGAAAACAATCGTTATAGACTGAGAAAGAAACTTAACCTCAGGTCTACACAGAATCTAAATGATTTTATTTTAAATCTCGATTAATTTAAAATAATATTCTGTAATACATTTGTTTATGTGTGTTAGAGTGGAAAGTGTGCATTGTTAATGTACGTTAAATAGAGTGCGTGCGTATTTGATGTGAACCCTCCTTTTACATGATCTTGTCTGTGTGCTTTAATTTTGGCATAAATCTAAATATCATGGAAAGAGTCACCTCACTCTATAGCCGGTTGGCTATTGTAAACATTACTCCTGCCTTATTATTTAGATTAATTGGTTAACAGTTAATTAAAGTAATTTGAACTATGAAAAAATCCAAAAAAGACTTTATTTCAGGGAATCTGAATTCACTGATTTTGCGGTATTTATTATTCCTGTTTTGTTTCCTATTAACCACAGGAAATATTTATGCTCAAACGAAAACTATTTCAGGAATTATAAAGGACGAAGCCAATGAACCGCTGATTGGCGTTACTGTACAAATAAAGGGAACAAACAATGGTACTATTACCGATATCGATGGTAGATATACTATTGCAGCTGCTACAGGCAATGTTTTAGTATTTACGTATGTGGGAATGCAAACACAAGAAGTAACTGTTGGCTCACAAGCAAGTATCGATGTAGTTATGAAAAACGACAGCCGGATGCTTGCCGAAACAGTCGTGATCGGTTATGGTAGTGCAAAAGCAAAAGACTTGACATCTCCTATTGCTACTATCAAAGGGGATGATGTCAACAGGCATCTTACAGCATCGCCGATGCAAGCAATGCAGGGTAAAGTACCCGGACTACAGGTAATCAACACCGGTCAGCCGGGAAGTTCGCCTAAAGTACGTATCCGTGGTGTCGGAAACTATGATGATTCTAAAACCGGACCCTTGTATGTTGTAGATGGTATGTTCTTCGATAATATCGACTTCTTGAATAACAGTGATATCGAAAACATGAGCGTACTCAAAGACGCTTCTTCTGCTGCTATTTATGGAGTACGTGCAGCGAATGGAGTTATCATTGTTACAACTAAAAAAGGCTTGACAGACAGAAAACCTCAGGTTACTTATGATGGTTACTTTGGTTTGCAAAAAGCTTCTAACCTGGTAAAGATGGCTAACTCTCAGCAATATGCGACAGTGATGAAAGAAATCGGTAATACAAATACTATCGATCAGTCTATCGCTAAGTTTGGTGGTGCTAATGGTATTCCCTCTGTAAATACCGATTGGTATGACGAAATATTGAGAGTAGCACCTATGCATAGCCATGCTATAAATGTTAACGGAGGTGGAGAAAAAACAACGTATTCAATCGGTATTAGTTATTTGAACCAGAAAGGTATCTTGGATAGCGACAATGGTTATGAGAGATTAAATATGCGTTCTAAAGTAGATATAGGTATCACCAACTGGTTGAAAGTAGGAGGTAGCTTTATTGTTGTAAACAGTGATCAAAAGCTTGCAAATAACAGTGCTTTTGGCAATGCGTATACATCACCTTCTATATATCCGGCTTATGATGCGAATAATAGCATTGCATCGCCTACCAAATATGGATCGGCACAAGATGTAGGGCTAACAAACTACTTTTGGAATCCGGTGGCTATTGCTGATTATTACAACAACAAAGTGGGGGTGACAGAAGTTCTTCCGGCACTTTACATGGAGTTGTCTTTCTTAGAAAATAAGTTGACATTCAGAACTTCTTACAATCAGGATTTGTCTTTCCAACGCAATCGTTTATTCTTACCGATATATACTGTTTCGGCCAGTCAACAAAATAAGAAAACGCAGTTGACTAAATCTCAGAAATATACAAACAATTGGTTGATAGATAATATCCTGACATATAGAGACACTTTTGATGAGAAACACAATGTGACTCTGATGGCAGGTAATTCTATAAGAAAAGAGAGATGGGAAAGAATGCGCTTGCAAGGCGAAGGTATCCCTGATGGAAGAGACGAGTACTGGTACTTACACAACGGTTCTATTATCGAACAAGGAGCAGATGCG from Dysgonomonas mossii encodes:
- a CDS encoding glycoside hydrolase family 2 TIM barrel-domain containing protein, which produces MKLNLILAFLLVAVMATSQTRDWENPEVFAINKEKPRASFLPYPDAKLAAQDDYSASPYFMSLDGTWKFHWVAKPSEAPADFYKENYDVSKWTDMPVPGNWEFNGFGIPIYTNVIYPFPTNPPYVNENDNPVGSYKHQFDLPQTWDGRKVFIHFEGGTTAMYLWINGQKVGYTENAKSPAEFDITPYVRKGRNTLACQVYKYSDGSYIEDQDMWRLGGINRSVYLYSTAETRISDFFAHPDLDANYKNGVFSLDVELKNYATQNKNQTVEVTLLDGAGKSVFSKSQKVTVPSNGLKETTFSGTVSNPLKWTAETPNLYTLLISLKDEKNKIVEVTSSKIGFRKIEIKNAQVLINGKKVYFKGVNLHEYNYKTGQVVNREVMMRNIQLMKELNINAVRTSHYPQPTLWYKLCDQYGIYLVDEANQESHGLGYGPSNVSNLPEWNATHMDRIKNVVERDKNHASVIFWSLGNESGNGKAFFDTYDWAKARDKSRPVQYEQAHQRDRNTDIFCPMYPSWESMKRDAARDLEKPYIMCEYAHAMGNSMGNMQEYWDVMRSSKNMQGGFIWEWYNHGFPAKDDQGRFFWAYGGDLGGYNLVNDGNFCMDGMISPDQNYLPHTHIVKKVYQNILFKAKDLNNGIITVINDYKFTDLTNDNYSYEWVLLKNGNVESKGTFDVSVPADSQKDVKLNIPQIKAEPGVEYFLQVYAYNKKETPFLKAGFEVAKEEFAYDTNNYFTEKGKSGSLNISKEQDQIIVTSGTLKYQFATKDTRRGLTRFESDGRPVMRELPRFNFWRGPTDNDFGANDQINLRLWEVAGDNTRYSYLGSEEKDGNIAIKYECKLSAIEAKVDLTYTVNKDGSLNIKADYKALSDNLPDMMRFGMIMTLPREYNDFAWYGRGPHENYIDRKHDSFMGVWKGKVEDQAFSYYRPQETGNKTDVRWLTLTNGQNKGVRVEGGQPLSVSATNYKPEDLDPGRTKKQQHWSDVLPRNEVVLCVDLFQRGVAGLDSWGARPLSKYSFTDKEYSYNFTISLEK
- a CDS encoding triple tyrosine motif-containing protein, which encodes MKKSYASYLLCILLLCLYSSFAKANNPYIVNFDRNTYGAANKNWSIDQDERGCTYFGNDIGLLQFNGVEWKLFQMANRSVVRSVAVLDHQTIFTGGYEEFGLWKRDISGQLKYTSLKSLVDQKSMQENDFWKIWFNDNKVYFQSFNSIFIYDYKTVKQIKINKNILFLLKVRGQFWVQEMQGELFRLIDDKLTKINDGAFFTGKDVRTILPYKKDQYLICTATNGLYIYDGVKSSPWNTPISSALKLNELNCGLLTSRGTYFFGSILNGIYEVDENGNILNHFSTATELNNNTVLSLREDKNGNFWAGLDRGIAYIQYLDNMSYYTDPNGNIGAVYDAFYWKNKLYIGTNQGLFYMPEGKLQSVNSLENLRLVNGTQGQVWSLRVIDNKLICCHNRGAMIIEDDKSYPYLPFIMSGIYDIKEYTVNKAEILAVSTYNHLKIVHKGTNKVYDIDESRGPVFKSELDHLGNIWVQHPYKGTYRYLFNDDVMGVKSWSYYGDNTQENLPHKLSMFKVGGRIILFGDNNFLTYDEIDNTIKPNEKLNNCFKSINKIKKIIHIKDNSFWAITDKSLFKFSYDGSEAKIEERYNIGVHKLSLVEGYENISILNDSINFICLDNGFLLYNDKIPAKKYKSVQDRPYLETLEIKSTKGKFDFRDPATLSEVPYEYNSVTFSFISDQVLSRNLLFQYKLVGIDNEWSKPQKIDKVTYDRLSAGKYTFMLRTTDNIGYTSEITTSQFVVLSPWYLSLWAYLIYILLIMFVAYIVWVIILKRYKNKHLQKIRQREAERLQTINQELQSEIEKKDAEIFDQTSFTIQKNEIILSIKEVIDEFCLSSDNKTLKLLYQKVLPILNNNLEDDNDWKILLIKFEQKHTNFFKKLKILYPELTPNDLKLCACLKLNLETKDIASLMNLSTRSVENNRYRLRKKLNLRSTQNLNDFILNLD